The region CCTTTCaaagccttctttcctgtcattaaccaaccagatgtttaccctattgactgacatgtgtTCAACCAGTAACAGCCTTCAACTCAGAAGACACTGCCAaaatgaaatgacccaggaaggcCATGTATACTTTCTTGTGAGAAAGGCATAGCACCTTtgtttaacctagtgtagtactggatgtcatttttaaaaatgtaaataaatctttgcCACAAcaggtgtttctttaaaaacttcacattttaaacatatatagtAAAGGGAAGTGTACGTCAGGTaaaatttatgaaattattttcttcattcctaatttaattttgaattggGCACAACATGAAGGTAAAAATTATGGATCAAGGTAAAGCACCAGATTCACTAAACCTTTGTTAGGGAGTAAAAATACTGTGTTAACTGTAACATTtaatgtctgtttttcattttaaagaaagtaGCACTTTCCATCCTAGTTTTTACTTGGACTATCTTACGttagattagtgctaatctgccTCTTTCCTGCAACACAGAATGTCAACATTTTTTGATAAGCACTGTATTAATTGTATTCACAGTGAGCACACTATTAAACATGAAGCTGTGTGAGACAGACACTGGTAGGAATGTGTCTGTTCTCGACCTGCCTGGAAATGTTCTGATAGTCCCACAGGCTACCCTGGGCGGTAAAGCTAAAGGAAAGGGCATGCAGTACCACGCCAACATTGGGAAGGAGCAGGGAATGCAGCTCTATGCCAGCTTTGTGGCTCAGTGTGAAAAAGAGCTTTCCTCTTCCAGCAAATGCTCTGAATCAGGAGTACTGGTCAGACATGGGACCTATGGGAATAGACAAGTATTGAAACTGGACACTAATGGACCTTATACACATTTGATTGAATTTTAATCGCACCACTTCTGATTGCTGTCCTGTTTCCATGACCTCGATTTCTTTTGGGGCCAGGTGTTTCAACACATCTTTTTTATATTGCTGTTCCAAATTACATTTGTgagattcaaaataaatatattgcagcTAAATGTAGCCATCAACTTTCTCAATATCTCATcagtttgtggatttttttttttaactaatgctGAAATGTCATACTCCAGAAgttgtgttatatattttgtaatgtctAGTTATATGAtagaaaattaaacaatatatcTAACCTTAATGTGACATTACTATGTGATCTGATGCCCAAAAAAGCAGTATCacatcagtatcagggtctactgtatattataaaaatgtgctttacagTGTGATATCAGAATTATTTAGAATGACATGATAtgccctgttttatttaaaatgtaatttgagaaAGAAATATGAAAAACCTTACTAACTAAGAGGGATAAAAAATACTTCTTAACCATTATAGAATTACAGTCAAACTTTATTTAAACCACCAGGACTACTGAAGTGGCATCCTGTTGCCTTAGTGTCATAACTACATTCACATCTTTGCATCAAGAAATGTGATTTTTCTCAGTACATTTTGCATCATCCACGAGAATAATGTTGTTACATAATGACTATAGttacatgtaacataaaatgaATAATTACTGTGCATTCCTGAAAGAAATATACacctaaaatgaaagaaaatacaatCCAGTCTATCAGTGTTGCTGATAATGTTTGCTGCGTCTTTTCCTCTCAGAAATTGGTCTTGATATATAATTGCTTGTTAAATTAAAATCTCATTTGGCAACCAGGGCCACTTTATAAAGGGGATGACATTTGTctgatttacagtatttgcacatTCCTGTTTTTTTGGGTGTTTATAAACCATAAAAA is a window of Polyodon spathula isolate WHYD16114869_AA chromosome 12, ASM1765450v1, whole genome shotgun sequence DNA encoding:
- the LOC121324642 gene encoding D-aminoacyl-tRNA deacylase 2-like; translation: MTESNTAVVARSLVQQCLYGKLQVKPPTQNSEAEWVEIQRGMVIYICFFKGATEEIIPKIVSTLLNMKLCETDTGRNVSVLDLPGNVLIVPQATLGGKAKGKGMQYHANIGKEQGMQLYASFVAQCEKELSSSSKCSESGVLVRHGTYGNRQVLKLDTNGPYTHLIEF